Proteins co-encoded in one Capsicum annuum cultivar UCD-10X-F1 chromosome 9, UCD10Xv1.1, whole genome shotgun sequence genomic window:
- the LOC107842914 gene encoding protein MODIFIER OF SNC1 11: protein MTTTAAQVPGNPIKNLVQSPDPKSNSAVTEPPKKSPPSDGGAKEQAKLDPPVADGGSKETDIQKKMKRAERFGTTVQLSEEEKRSTRAERFGTGSAAQSSDALKKAEEQKRKARAERFGINQSDSADEEAKKKARLARFAPSVKADPVEEDKRKARALRFSQSQSGSQSQQNGKGKIEQETVAVEKDGGGT from the exons ATGACTACAACGGCGGCGCAGGTTCCGGGAAATCCTATCAAAAACCTAGTCCAGTCACCGGATCCAAAATCCAACTCCGCCGTTACCGAACCTCCGAAGAAATCGCCACCGTCTGACGGCGGCGCTAAGGAGCAAGCGAAGTTGGATCCTCCGGTGGCGGATGGCGGCAGTAAGGAGACTGATATACAGAAGAAGATGAAGCGAGCTGAGAGGTTCGGAACGACGGTTCAGCTTTCTGAAGAGGAGAAGCGAAGCACTCGAGCTGAGAG GTTTGGCACTGGATCTGCAGCTCAGAGTTCAGATGCTTTAAAGAAAGCCGAGGAGCAGAAGAGGAAAGCTAGAGCTGAGAG GTTTGGGATTAACCAATCTGATAGTGCTGATGAGGAAGCTAAGAAGAAGGCTAGACTTGCAAGGTTCGCACCTTCTGTGAAGGCTGATCCTGTGGAGGAAGATAAAAGGAAGGCTAGGGCCCTCAG GTTTTCACAGTCCCAGTCTGGCTCCCAATCACAACAGAATGGCAAAGGAAAAATTGAGCAG GAGACTGTTGCGGTGGAGAAGGATGGAGGAGGAACATGA